The sequence TAAAGGCCTGTATGACATAAATAATAAAAATTAATGCCGTAGCAAGAGCAGAAATCATCTCTTTACTAAAATTTAAGATCCCTTCTTTTTCCCCTCTTCGGCCGCTCTTGGTCATGATATATCAACTCCTGCTGTCATATAAATTGAAATCGTTCATGGACTTCCCGATCCGTTTTTGCTAATATACGTTCCTTCAACAAAGATGGAAAGAAATATATCTGCTGAGAAAGCAATTCCAAATCATGGGGGGTGTGAATATACACGGTCTTAGCTGGAGAAAGAAGACGAACACAACGATTTCGCAGCTCCATTGGATACGGAGGGGCTGAAGAAGACAAGGCAGAACACATGTCATCTGTAAATACAAGAGCAACAAGGCTACGATTCTTTTGTGCCTGCTCTATCTTATACAAAATATCAGCAGCAAGACAGGAGAAAGTACCAGCCAAAAAGAAAAAGGAGGTAAGACTACCTTCATGAGCGTCCAAAAAAGCGGAGATCTGATCATAAACTCTATTCCCGAGCGCTTCTTCTCGCAAAATACGATACACCGAACTCTGAGATACCCGATACCGTCGAGCAATCTTCTCCACCGACAACCCTTGTCGATACAACAAACGGATATGTGTATTCCTTCCGGCAAACGAGCGCTCATAGGCAGGGATACCATACTTTTTACGTAATTTATAAATTGCCTGTCGTGTAACCCCATAAAATTCCGCAATTGCAGCATCGGTATGATACTTTTTTTGTAGAGAAAGTAACTGCTCACGTCCAATTCTATTCACGTCCAACCCCATCCACCAAGGGACGAGACACTTTGCTTACTCCCGGAATTTTGCGCAGGTTCCGCTTTACGGTAAAGAGTGCTTCCGTGTTAAAAACTTTTAATGTAAGTTCAACATACAGCTTTGCCCCTTCAACACGATATTCCAAAAACGAGATTTCCAACTTATGGTTCTCCACCAGAGAAATCACATCTTTTAAAAACACTGGATTATCATGGGCTTCCAAGGAAATTCGCGATGTGCTCGATTCCCCTTTTTTGGTATCCTCCCACACAAGAGAAACAGCGCGGAGAGGGTCATCTTTAAACAGAGACGCCGTGGGACAGTCTGTACGATGCACCGCAATTCCTCTTCCATGGGTTATAAAGCCGACAACATGATCTCCCGGTATGGGGTGACAACACGGTGAAAACCGAATCATCGTACTTGGCATACGACGAATAACAAGACTTTTCCGGCCTTCCCGCCGAATAGAGTCAATCTCATCAATGGCCTGTTTCTGTGTCACTGTTCGACGGGTGATAAATGTAATAATCTCGCTGGAGAAACGAGATTTTTCAGCCACAGCAA is a genomic window of Chitinivibrio alkaliphilus ACht1 containing:
- a CDS encoding helix-turn-helix domain-containing protein, which translates into the protein MNRIGREQLLSLQKKYHTDAAIAEFYGVTRQAIYKLRKKYGIPAYERSFAGRNTHIRLLYRQGLSVEKIARRYRVSQSSVYRILREEALGNRVYDQISAFLDAHEGSLTSFFFLAGTFSCLAADILYKIEQAQKNRSLVALVFTDDMCSALSSSAPPYPMELRNRCVRLLSPAKTVYIHTPHDLELLSQQIYFFPSLLKERILAKTDREVHERFQFI